In a genomic window of Brettanomyces nanus chromosome 1, complete sequence:
- a CDS encoding uncharacterized protein (BUSCO:EOG093415LZ) has product MAKSSVNEEQLRSESHDLFIVVASVPTLARSSERLEKFDPAQFRAIIVDECHHAVSKSYLKIFKWFGCDKGEAKSPFLLGFSATLQRHDKKPLRRVFDEIVYEKSMIELVDEGYLVDCDWKMVEARFNLSSVEVGYDGDYKLNSLAKHVDTDDINELALKTYKFFERKRKLQSTLIFCCNVEHMENLGRLFRINGIEAQYVTGNTKMFERSHIVDDFKSGDIKVLINCGVFTEGTNLPNIDSIMLLRPTKSQPLLTQMVGRGLRLHEGKDKCLVVDFVESKDTGLSLSGDLGGVNVENSIGSLFSAYDGGHQGRGLDEPLEKQPDYIEFRTFEGFKDLVKNWEKENETSGKRIQNDVYQRLISAKDAWIQTRQDSWALKMNDNHYYRIDVDRKRQIVKLIYVSMVAKMNSAILNGKGRYVRIPYNKEIMESDNVEEVLKKMKQEMEENGTKKEMYEAENNRRFFFGKGKITKKQYTFLMGAMEGTVNPSKHCRVDLDKFKEAVGKELQALSKFEASNLIFAYTISRRKALEVWATKKVLSSREKRRKVMKITSITYGRI; this is encoded by the coding sequence ATGGCCAAATCATCAGTGAATGAGGAACAACTTCGTTCCGAGAGCCACGACCTCTTTATAGTGGTGGCCAGTGTCCCTACATTAGCTCGATCTAGCGAAAGACTTGAGAAGTTTGACCCGGCACAGTTCAGAGCCATCATAGTAGATGAATGTCATCATGCTGTCAGCAAATCATACCTAAAGATCTTTAAATGGTTTGGGTGTGATAAGGGTGAAGCAAAGTCACCTTTCCTCTTAGGATTCTCCGCCACGTTGCAACGTCATGACAAGAAACCACTACGCAGAGTGTTTGACGAGATTGTCTACGAAAAAAGCATGATAGAATTAGTGGATGAGGGATATTTGGTTGATTGCGATTGGAAAATGGTGGAGGCACGGTTCAATTTGTCATCTGTAGAAGTTGGGTATGATGGTGATTATAAATTGAACTCTTTGGCCAAACATGTTGATACAGACGATATTAACGAATTGGCTTTAAAGACCTACAAATTCTttgaaaggaaaagaaagttgcAATCTACTTTGATATTCTGCTGTAATGTTGAGCACATGGAGAATTTGGGTAGATTATTCCGAATTAATGGCATTGAAGCTCAGTACGTGACTGGTAATACCAAGATGTTTGAGAGATCACATATTGTAGATGATTTTAAAAGTGGAGACATTAAGGTCCTTATTAATTGTGGAGTGTTCACTGAAGGTACGAATCTTCCGAATATTGACTCAATTATGCTGCTTCGACCAACCAAATCGCAACCTTTGCTTACACAGATGGTGGGGAGAGGATTAAGATTACATGAAGGAAAGGACAAATGTTTGGTAGTTGATTTTGTGGAGAGTAAAGATACTGGATTGAGTTTAAGTGGAGACTTAGGAGGTGTTAATGTTGAGAATTCCATAGGTAGCTTATTTTCAGCCTATGACGGAGGACATCAGGGAAGAGGACTTGACGAGCCACTAGAAAAGCAGCCCGATTATATTGAGTTCAGAACATTTGAGGGATTTAAGGATTTAGTAAAGAATTGGGAAAAGGAAAACGAGACAAGCGGTAAGAGGATCCAGAACGACGTTTACCAACGATTGATAAGCGCTAAGGATGCATGGATTCAAACTAGACAAGATTCATGGGCATTAAAGATGAATGATAATCATTACTATAGAATTGATGTGGATAGGAAAAGACAGATTGTGAAATTGATCTACGTTTCGATGGTCGCTAAGATGAATTCGGCGATATTGAATGGAAAAGGAAGGTATGTGAGGATACCATATAATAAGGAGATCATGGAGTCCGACAATGTGGAAGAGGTGCtaaaaaagatgaagcaagagatggaagagaatgggaccaaaaaagaaatgtaTGAAGCAGAGAACAACAGacgtttcttctttgggaaGGGAAAAATTACGAAGAAACAATACACCTTTTTAATGGGAGCCATGGAAGGAACTGTCAATCCCAGTAAACATTGTCGAGTGGATCTAGACAAGTTTAAAGAGGCTGTTGGAAAGGAATTACAAGCATTGAGCAAATTTGAAGCATCCAATTTAATATTTGCATACACGATCTCTCGGAGAAAGGCACTAGAGGTTTGGGCTACTAAAAAGGTTTTGAGTAGTcgagaaaaaagaagaaaggtGATGAAAATAACGTCTATTACCTATGGAAGGATATAA